A single region of the Lycium barbarum isolate Lr01 chromosome 2, ASM1917538v2, whole genome shotgun sequence genome encodes:
- the LOC132628041 gene encoding uncharacterized protein LOC132628041 isoform X2: protein MGVEIRGGSNHESAPVVLGLQPFALVDHIAKVAVGELKHILDELNAHSLPSTDNESLLKTIAGGSVANTIRGLAAGFGISCGIIGACGNDEEGELFMSNMGFYKVDISRLRLKNGTTAQCVCLVDEDGNRTMRPCLSGSVKVQADELKREDFKGSKWLVLRYAILNVEVIKAAIKIAKEEGLFVSLDLASFEMVRKFKSPLIELLESGNIDLCFANEDEATELLSGEDNANPEAALEFLAKHCKWAVVTLAQKGCIAKHEKEFVRVPAIGEAKVTDATGAGDLFACGFLYGLVKGLSLEECCLVGSCSGGSVIRSLGGEVTPENWLWMYKQMQTNGLSIPEPSKSSVVSLVT, encoded by the exons GTTGCAGTTGGAGAGTTGAAGCATATACTCGACGAGCTTAACGCACATAGCCTTCCTTCTACTGACAATGAATCTCTATTGAAGACCATAGCTGGAGGTAGTGTTGCAAATACAATTAGAGGTTTGGCTGCTGGCTTTGGGATTAGTTGTGGGATTATTGGGGCATGTGGCAATGATGAAGAAGGTGAACTATTTATGAGCAACATGGGTTTTTACAAAGTGGATATCTCAAGATTGAGATTGAAGAATGGAACTACAGCTCAG TGTGTTTGTCTGGTTGACGAAGATGGCAATCGTACCATGCGTCCCTGTCTGTCTGGCTCTGTGAAAGTTCAG GCAGATGAACTGAAAAGAGAGGACTTCAAAGGTTCCAAG TGGTTGGTACTGAGATATGCCATACTGAATGTAGAAGTTATTAAGGCGGCCATCAAAATAGCAAAGGAAGAAGGCCTTTTTGTTTCGCTAGATCTAGCTAGCTTTGAG ATGGTGAGGAAGTTTAAATCACCTCTGATTGAATTATTGGAGTCTGGAAACATAGACCTTTGCTTTGCAAATGAGGATGAAGCAACTGAGCTGCTAAG TGGTGAAGACAATGCAAATCCTGAGGCAGCACTTGAATTTCTGGCTAAACATTGCAAGTGGGCTGTTGTAACCTTAGCCCAAAAAGGATGCATTGCCAAACATGAGAAAGAG TTTGTCCGTGTTCCAGCAATTGGCGAGGCAAAAGTAACTGATGCTACAGGTGCAGGAGATCTGTTTGCATGTGGGTTTTTGTATGGATTGGTAAAGGGACTGTCACTGGAGGAATGTTGCCTTGTGGGTTCTTGCAGCGGTGGGTCTGTGATTCGATCTCTTGGGGGTGAAGTAACCCCTGAAAACTGGCTATGGATGTACAAACAAATGCAGACCAACGGTCTCTCCATTCCGGAGCCAAGCAAATCCTCTGTTGTGAGTCTTGTGACATAG
- the LOC132628042 gene encoding proteasome subunit alpha type-1-A-like has protein sequence MFRNQYDTDVTTWSPAGRLFQVEYAMEAVKQGSAAIGLRSKTHVILACVNKANSELSSHQKKIFKVDDHIGVAIAGLTADGRVLSRYMRTECINYAYSYESPLPVGRLVVQLADKAQVCTQRSWKRPYGVGLLVGGLDESGAHLYYNCPSGNYFEYQAFAIGSRSQAAKTYLERRFETFMDSSRESLLKDALFALRETLQGEKLTSSNCTVAVVGVGEAFHTLDKETIQALINEFEIAGEEAPAEVPDQAASDEPAAPEEGAAPAAEGAAPMDI, from the exons ATGTTCAGAAACCAGTACGATACGGATGTAACAACATGGTCACCAGCAGGAAGACTATTTCAAGTAGAATACGCAATGGAAGCAGTAAAACAAGGTTCAGCAGCAATAGGTCTTCGATCTAAAACACACGTGATACTGGCGTGCGTAAACAAGGCTAATTCTGAACTATCATCACATCAGAAAAAGATCTTTAAAGTTGATGACCATATTGGTGTGGCTATTGCTGGATTAACAGCTGATGGACGTGTACTTTCACGGTATATGAGGACTGAGTGTATTAATTATGCTTATTCTTATGAGTCTCCCTTACCTGTTGGCAGACTTGTTGTTCAACTTGCTGATAAAGCTCAG GTTTGCACTCAGCGATCGTGGAAACGGCCTTATGGTGTTGGCTTGCTTGTTGGTGGACTGGATGAGTCTGGTGCTCACCTTTACTACAATTGTCCTAGTGGTAACTACTTCGAGTATCAAGCTTTTGCCATTGGATCTCGGTCACAAGCTGCAAAAACCTACTTGGAACGTAGGTTTGAGACTTTCATGGATTCTTCTCGTGAAAGCCTGCTTAAGGACGCACTCTTTGCACTGAGGGAAACTTTGCAAGGAGAAAAATTAACAAGCTCCAACTGCACGGTAGCTGTGGTAGGAGTAGGAGAGGCTTTCCATACACTGGACAAGGAAACCATACAAGCATTGATCAATGAATTTGAGATAGCTGGTGAGGAGGCTCCTGCCGAAGTCCCGGATCAAGCTGCGAGTGATGAACCAGCAGCACCTGAAGAGGGTGCTGCCCCTGCTGCTGAAGGAGCTGCCCCAATGGATATTTGA
- the LOC132628043 gene encoding auxilin-like protein 1, protein MESLQRPLHRRKLSSANGFSFSSKQHPYDDVFTGSQIPKFGAPVGAPDYSEIFGVTSRGSSIPVLDLSRLNDDATVSDDCKIDYSNIFGAFDDQNYDIAVPYEDLFSKAKRGKRPSSKSRTASEGSDQFSPSGRQIESSCEATNQSLDGPKHFNLSYHKISHRSRDGSNGMTQIAQLHAVPGFTHFIDESSHLPKTDSCQEAPFVKSDVLRQKSFSGEIFKGRDRKEDLHAPKLQSVDGEHRNRSFSGEIFKEGHARNVDLRVPKKQSSDGHRNRRFSGEIFREGRDRNEDLHVPKKQSSDEVHHDRSFSGELFDGHDRKENLHVPKKQSSVGVVKVASGSSWDAFNDKFFSARDEFDRRSSSTEGASTSTPMANDIKGQPYQSKISGPDLKFGASGRGTRSTDSSPPSSDEELDANSAAAISAAALKKAIEKAQESIRLAKELMERKNESVPASQKQRSKGNLKPKDNRVECNTTNNRGNTIELQRKIGIGLPPFAEVCRGIPSSKADFASCFNLKDQQRVAGNVKLNTQTENVEASHRDVAGTWFPELVSSRKENTQTLASQQVESNNRSQPSMENNRHVYKLKEMNTSNKTIELSEGPDNAKSMGDIKPTLNVLGKAEAPEKYKDTSNSAVMHDSEDYVNSEIINDDSFSKEKGNCFAELKKSENMKINLESKFVEQWSFKNLQNSLAPLTEEKIGFQEMENDNLPNNGKIPPGNETLKHEDLECRIAPKKLENVEMEENKSRSRRSSDEEETDIVRKEAFLWVENDEKPQHGFEKEGIESRQDDFQGGQDTGMWSHGVHEHELSENKMTYSHGWEESERKHEGSEREMLQNISTERCQYEATEDIENRADKFTQNRKTEASQEAEGTDSGLEASDKSEDDQETSVAPGVADKQNSKKAVNEPDHDASTCSREIQEDCECQLENDDLGISQQAVDFEGIQGVPEVINEHDECEKDGVIEESSSSGEKEIMETASDLQSASEDDASEGMVQDTYGASSEDAKEVNRGSTCMNGANNLPSERVVFETESFCDVIQENVSDNESHSVPEVDPSEEQENTTFTDINLEQRCMDETGREPEESSNLDEGEDSWVRGHVENEETIKGDSVVDQVEKNKDIEAPQQVKKSVENSEDLECSSLPGHGKDNKPMDSDEEVKAELHGEENSLSGNTLVEVETKESLQKEAEDKNNGRKTEVDMRQREREKDRIAVERAIREARERAFAEARERAERAAVERATAEVRQRVMAEAREKREKASTTIKVSTDKASIEAKLKAERAAVERATAEARERALEKALSQKSIAELRSQADRDGVERSASTARENGLKHSLSSSDLDKFDGSNSESAQRRKARLERHQRIMERAAKALAEKNKRDLLAQKEQTERNRLAEARDADIKRWASGKEGNLRALLSTLQYILGPDSGWQPISLTEIITTPAVKKAYRKATLYVHPDKLQQRGASIQQKYICEKVFDLLKAAWNRFNSEER, encoded by the exons ATGGAGTCTCTTCAACGGCCTTTACACAGAAGAAAACTGTCTAGTGCCAATGGCTTTTCATTTTCGTCGAAACAACATCCATACGACGACGTTTTTACAGGTTCACAAATACCCAAGTTCGGAGCCCCGGTTGGAGCTCCGGATTACTCTGAGATTTTTGGAGTTACATCTCGTGGTTCATCGATTCCTGTGCTGGATCTCTCTAGGCTAAATGATGATGCTACGGTTTCAGATGATTGTAAAATTGATTATTCTAATATTTTTGGTGCTTTTGATGACCAAAATTATGATATTGCTGTGCCTTATGAAGACTTGTTTTCTAAAGCTAAACGAGGCAAACGTCCTTCTAGTAAATCCAG GACTGCTTCGGAAGGATCCGATCAATTTAGTCCAAGTGGAAGGCAAATTGAGTCCTCATGTGAAGCAACTAATCAATCTTTGGATGGGCCAAAGCACTTTAACTTATCTTATCATAAGATCAGTCATAGAAGCCGAGATGGGTCAAATGGTATGACACAGATAGCTCAACTGCATGCTGTCCCTGGTTTTACGCATTTTATAGATGAAAGTTCTCATTTACCAAAGACTGATTCCTGTCAAGAAGCACCCTTTGTAAAAAGTGATGTACTTCGCCAAAAGAGTTTTAGTGGGGAGATATTTAAAGGACGTGATAGGAAGGAGGATTTGCATGCCCCAAAGCTACAAAGTGTAGATGGAGAACATCGCAACAGGAGCTTTAGTGGTGAAATATTTAAAGAAGGGCATGCTAGGAATGTGGATTTGCGTGTCCCCAAGAAACAAAGTTCAGATGGACATCGTAATAGGCGCTTTAGTGGGGAAATATTTAGAGAAGGACGTGATAGGAATGAGGACTTGCATGTCCCCAAGAAACAAAGTTCAGATGAAGTTCATCATGACAGGAGCTTTAGTGGGGAATTATTTGATGGACATGATAGAAAGGAGAATTTGCATGTCCCCAAGAAACAAAGTTCAGTTGGCGTAGTGAAGGTTGCAAGTGGATCTAGCTGGGATGCGTTCAATGATAAGTTTTTTAGTGCACGTGATGAATTTGACAGGAGATCAAGTTCCACTGAAGGGGCATCAACTTCAACCCCCATGGCCAATGACATCAAGGGCCAACCTTATCAATCTAAAATTTCTGGTCCTGATTTGAAATTTGGTGCATCTGGAAGGGGTACTCGTTCCACTGATTCTTCTCCACCTTCCTCTGATGAGGAACTTGATGCAAATTCGGCAGCTGCTATTTCTGCTGCCGCTTTGAAGAAAGCCATAGAGAAAGCTCAAGAAAGTATTAGACTAGCAAAAGAGCTAATGGAGAGAAAAAACGAAAGTGTTCCAGCTTCTCAGAAACAAAGGTCCAAAGGTAACTTAAAACCCAAGGATAATAGGGTTGAGTGTAACACAACAAATAACAGGGGAAATACTATAGAATTGCAGAGAAAAATAGGTATTGGATTGCCTCCATTTGCTGAGGTTTGCAGGGGAATTCCATCAAGCAAAGCTGATTTTGCTTCATGCTTCAATCTTAAAGACCAGCAACGGGTTGCTGGAAATGTTAAGCTGAATACCCAGACTGAAAATGTTGAAGCATCTCACAGAGATGTAGCAGGAACTTGGTTTCCGGAGCTGGTAAGTAGTAGAAAAGAGAATACTCAAACCTTGGCATCTCAACAGGTTGAGAGCAACAATCGCTCTCAACCATCTATGGAGAATAATAGACATGTATACAAGCTAAAGGAGATGAATACAAGTAACAAGACCATAGAGCTTAGCGAAGGACCTGATAACGCCAAATCAATGGGGGACATAAAGCCAACACTAAACGTTCTCGGGAAGGCAGAAGCTCCAGAGAAATACAAGGATACTTCTAATTCAgctgtgatgcatgattctgaagATTATGTAAATTCAGAAATCATCAATGATGATTCCTTTTCTAAGGAGAAAGGAAATTGTTTTGCTGAGTTGAAGAAGTCTGAAAACATGAAGATCAATTTAGAGTCGAAATTTGTTGAACAATGGAGTTTCAAGAACTTGCAGAATTCTCTGGCGCCACTTACTGAGGAGAAAATTGGGTTCCAAGAAATGGAGAATGATAATCTACCTAACAACGGAAAGATACCTCCAGGAAACGAGACGCTGAAGCATGAAGACTTGGAATGCAGAATAGCGCCGAAGAAGTTAGAAAATGTTGAGATGGAAGAAAACAAAAGTAGATCGAGAAGGAGCTCCGATGAAGAAGAAACTGACATTGTACGTAAGGAAGCCTTCTTATGGGTGGAAAATGATGAGAAGCCCCAACATGGCTTCGAGAAAGAAGGCATTGAGAGTAGACAGGATGATTTCCAAGGGGGACAGGACACCGGAATGTGGTCGCATGGGGTTCATGAGCATGAGCTGAGTGAAAACAAAATGACTTACTCCCATGGATGGGAAGAAAGTGAGAGAAAACATGAAGGATCTGAGAGGGAAATGCTTCAGAATATATCCACAGAGCGTTGTCAGTATGAAGCAACTGAAGACATAGAGAACCGAGCTGATAAATTCACACAGAATAGAAAGACTGAAGCAAGTCAGGAGGCCGAAGGAACTGATAGTGGGCTGGAAGCATCTGATAAGAGTGAGGATGATCAGGAGACAAGTGTGGCTCCAGGAGTTGCTGATAAACAGAATTCAAAGAAAGCTGTTAATGAGCCTGATCATGATGCCAGTACTTGTTCAAGAGAGATACAAGAAGATTGTGAATGTCAACTAGAAAATGATGACCTTGGAATAAGTCAGCAGGCAGTTGATTTTGAAGGGATACAAGGAGTTCCTGAAGTCATCAATGAGCATGATGAGTGTGAGAAGGATGGAGTAATTGAAGAGTCGTCCAGTTCTGGGGAGAAGGAGATAATGGAAACTGCTAGTGATCTCCAAAGTGCTAGTGAAGACGATGCCTCTGAGGGCATGGTGCAAGATACTTATGGGGCCTCATCTGAGGATGCCAAGGAAGTGAATCGTGGTTCCACTTGCATGAATGGTGCGAACAATCTTCCAAGTGAGAGAGTGGTGTTTGAGACAGAGAGCTTCTGCGATGTTATTCAAGAGAATGTCAGTGATAATGAATCACATTCTGTACCTGAGGTCGACCCTTCTGAAGAACAAGAGAATACCACATTTACTGACATAAACCTTGAACAGAGGTGCATGGATGAGACCGGTAGGGAACCAGAAGAATCCTCAAATCTTGATGAAGGGGAAGACTCTTGGGTCCGTGGACATGTAGAAAATGAGGAAACAATCAAGGGGGATAGTGTCGTTGACCAGGTCGAGAAAAACAAAGATATTGAAGCACCTCAGCAAGTAAAGAAGTCTGTTGAGAACTCAGAAGACTTAGAATGCTCTTCTTTACCTGGTCACGGCAAAGACAATAAACCAATGGACAGTGATGAAGAGGTAAAAGCAGAACTGCATGGGGAAGAGAACAGTCTTAGCGGAAATACTCTTGTAGAAGTGGAGACCAAAGAGTCACTGCAAAAAGAAGCGGAGGACAAAAATAATGGTAGAAAAACTGAGGTAGACATGAGACAGAGGGAAAGGGAAAAGGATAGAATAGCTGTGGAAAGAGCAATTCGTGAGGCCCGTGAGAGGGCTTTTGCTGAAGCCCGAGAAAGGGCAGAACGAGCTGCTGTGGAGAGAGCAACTGCTGAAGTTCGGCAAAGAGTAATGGCTGAGGCACGAGAAAAGCGTGAGAAGGCTTCTACAACTATCAAGGTATCAACAGACAAAGCTTCTATTGAGGCCAAGCTTAAAGCAGAACGAGCTGCTGTGGAGAGGGCAACAGCAGAAGCCCGTGAACGTGCTTTAGAGAAAGCTTTATCACAAAAGAGCATAGCTGAATTAAGGTCTCAAGCAGATAGAGACGGTGTTGAAAGATCTGCTAGTACAGCCAGAGAAAACGGGTTGAAGCACAGCCTTTCTTCTTCT GATTTGGATAAATTTGATGGAAGTAATAGTGAATCGGCTCAGAGGCGCAAAGCAAGGTTGGAGAGGCACCAGAGGATAATGGAACGAGCA GCAAAAGCCCTCGCGGAGAAGAATAAGCGCGATCTTCTGGCTCAGAAAGAGCAAACAGAGAGAAAT AGACTAGCAGAAGCTCGTGATGCTGATATTAAAAGATGGGCCAGCGGGAAGGAAGGGAACCTACGTGCACTGCTTTCTACTCTGCAATAT ATCCTGGGACCCGATAGTGGTTGGCAACCCATCTCGCTGACTGAAATTATTACAACTCCTGCTGTGAAGAAAGCTTACAGGAAAGCAACTCTTTATGTTCACCCTGATAAGTTGCAGCAAAGAGGAGCGAGCATTCAGCAAAAATATATTTGTGAAAAGGTTTTTGATCTTCTTAAG GCCGCATGGAATAGGTTCAACTCAGAAGAGAGATGA